The genomic segment CGCCGCGCCCCTCAGTGAGGGCCGCCATGTAATCAAAAAAGGACAGCCCGAGCCCCTTGATCAGTACGGTTTCACCGGGCTCGAGCGTCTCCAGCTCAGCCAGATGTTCTGCGGCATTGCCGGGATGGATGTGCAGTGTATCGGTGATATCGAGGTTCTTGAGAGTCTCATCGAGCTGGCGCACATCCGGCGGCAGGAGGGCGGGAATGTGGCCCAGGGTGAGCACGCAGGCGTCGACGCGGATCGATGTTTCCTCGTCCTCGCAGTCAATCTGCCAGCCCTCACCGAAGCGGCTGACCCGCCGCACCCGGCGCGTGTGCACCCGCACTCCCGCCCCGTTGAGCTGAGAAAAGCGCCACTGCAGATACAACCCGTAGAGGGGTCGGCTGGCGGGAGCGTCGGCAAGCAACTGCTCGGCCTCACGCTGCGCCCACTGCCCGCCGAGGGCCAGCCAAGGTTCGGCGGCAGCGCTGTGGGCCCATTCATACAGCGTCGGCCCAGTGCACAGCGGGCCGCTCAGTTCGACGGTCTCGTCGACGAAGGCGGTGACTTCCCCACTGGCGGTATTCATGAGCATCAACGGCGACTGCTCGGGGTTCCACACCGCGCCGGAGCCGGGGGCGTATTCCTCGAACACCTCGATGCACAGATCTCTCACGCCGCGCTGTTCAGCGAATGCCGTGAGCCTTTCTACTACCGCTAGCCCTCGGGGGCCACACCCAATAATCGCTATTCGAGACATACCCCTATTCTATTCCGGAGCGCGCGGCGCTTCGTTTCCGCGTTTCTTAGCGATAAACGCAGACACACTCTACTATGAGCCCCACCACAGTCTGTGCGGAAGCACCGGAGGAAAGGAGCCCATGGACACGAAGTACGAGCGTATTCTTGCTCGCCTCAAGGAACAGACCGCAACCCAATCGATCACGATCGAGTTCAACGGCAGACCTTCCTCGCTCCAGTCGAGCGCCGTGGGCGGCCAGCCCTATCTGGATCCGGGCGAGGAGGCGCCGCGCAGCGCGGATGGCGCGCCGATGGTGTTTCTCGCGCAGATCAACCTCGCGGAGCTTCCCGCCAACGATCTGCTGCCTGGCACTGGCATGCTGCAGTTTTTCATCGGCAGCGATGATCTGCTGGGCGCCACGGACTTTGAGGATATGCGCAAGAACTCCTTCCGAGTGATCCACCGCGACAGCATTGACCCGAGCGTGACCACCAGCGCCTACGCCCTCCCCGAGGATGCCAACCACCCCTTCGACAGCACCGAGGGAGTGGGGCTGGCCTTCAGCCTTGGCCAGCAGGCCATCACCTTCGAGGACTATCGCTTCGATGATGCCTTGGAGCGGGCCGTGATGGACGAGATCGATGACACTGACGATCCCGATGCGGTGATCGACGAGTGCAGGGATATCTTCTATGACATCCCCACCGTTGACGGCCACCACATCGGCGGCTACCCGCGCCTGCTCCAAGATGATCCCCGCACCGAGGAGGAGGATCTAGACGTTCTCCTGCTCCAGATCGACACCGAGGAGCCCATCATGTGGGGCGATCTCGGCGTCGGCACCTTCTTTATCTCCGCCGCCGACCTCAAGGCGCTGGGCTTCTCCCGCGTCGGCTACACCTGGTGCTGCTGCTAGCAGCCAACTAGCACTCAGCGGCGGGCAGTGGACTTCAGCGCCAGCCGCGGCGCTACGCGGCGTGCTCAAACGCTGCGTGCGTGTCTTTCCCCTCGGCCTCGGTGGTAGCAGGCGAGTCGCTCGAGCTATCGGCGTTCGTATCGTCTGCAGGCTCGCCGTTGCTGCCCGCAGAGCCCTCCTCCGCAGCATCGTCTGCAGTGCTGCTTTCTGCGGTGTCGTCCTCAGCGGCAGCGTTGTTCGGGGTTGCCTCTGTGTTCTCGTCCTTGGAGCGCTCGGAGGAAGACGGTGCGCCGGATCCGCAGACAGGCTCTACATCTGCCCCCAGTGCTCGGCGGGTGAGACTGATCGCGCGCGGCGAATAAGGCAGGCCGATGTGCGAGGAGCGGTCCTTAGAACAACCGTCTTGCACCACGATCGCCGTGGAGCCGGGCCCATGGAATTGGGAGTTTTGCAAGGGGGTGACGGTGATGTCCGAGGTGGAGGAAATAGAAATGTAGTTCACGCCCTCGGCTTCTACTCCCCCATCACCGAGAGTGTCCATGGCGTGGGAGCCCTCGAGGAGGTCCTTGGCTGCCCCGCCGAGCAGCCGGTCAGAGGCCTCATACATGGGCAGACCAGCCTCTTCGGCTTCGTGCACGAAGTGAGAAAGCCCCAGCAGGTTGGTGCCGTGGATGACACCACCGATGGTCACCACCGTGCCCACTCCCTCGGCGCCGACCTGCTTGGCATACATTGCGGCCAGCGCCCCGCCGAGGGAGTAGCCCACAATGTCTACCTGTGCCGCCCCGGTGTGGGCTTTGATGGCATCGATGTCCGCAGAAATCTCAGCCAAGGACTCCGAGGCTGGCTTGAGTCCATAGACCCCCTCCACGTTAGAGATCAACGGGCGAGACCCCTCGTACTTGCCGAAGGTGGGAGCATAGACGCAGCGGCCATCGGCAGCCAACGCCGGCCCCAGCGCCGAGAAGGAGCCGTAGGGGTTGGATCCCATGCCGTGGATGAGCACCACGGGGTTGCGGCCATCCTCAGGCACACATCCGGTGTTCACGCCCTCCGGCATCACGCTCGGGTTACGCATTTGGGTGAAGGCCGCGGCGGCCAGGTTCGGTTTCGCGGGGCCGTGGTTGCCTTCGTCGCTCACGGAGACGGCAGCGTGGGCGCTGGGTACGAGTGCAGCGGTGAGGGTGATGACCCCAGCACAGAGAGTGCTGAGATGGCGGCAGAATTGGCGGGATAAAGCCATGGCTGGTCCTTTTTCACGATTCTCTAAACGAATGCTCACAGCGGAGATCGTGCCAACACAAAAGCCGACACTTACCCCCCCCTTGAGCTGGGCTTTTAACGTCGAACCGCAGCCTAATTCTGCCTTATTTAATTTCCCACGAAGGGGTATATACACCACCCCCACCCCTTTTTTGCCAAGCTGGATACAGCTATTTCATCCGGAATATTAAAAACCGGCCGCCACTCGCCCACCCCACTGCTGGCAGTGAATGAAAATCACGCCCCGGATGCGTTCCTGTGTATGTACTGAGCCAACAGCCTTATCGGGCGCCCCCCTATGCCGACATAGCAACGCCCCCATACCTCTCACTGGGTATGGGGGCGATCGCCCTGCTCAAGCAGCTTGCGCGAGGCTTAAGCTAGCTGGAGCTGAAGGGTGCTGCGATATCGCGGTGGTCATAGCTCGAGCCCATGCCGCTCATGTCTGCAGAGAGCATCAGCCCGGGCCCGCAGGCGGCGTCTACTGTGGCACCGAGAGCTTGGCGGGTGAGGCTAATTGCACGGGGAGAGAAGGGCAGGCCAAGGTGGGAGGACATGTCCTGAGAGCAGCCGTCTTGCAGGACCAGCGCGGTGGCGTTGGGGCCGGTGAACTGAGAGTTGGCCAGTGGGGTGACCACCATGTCAGTGCGCGAGGAGATGGAGACGTAGTTCACCCCTTCTGCCTCTACCCCGCCGTCGGCGAGGGCGTTCATGGTGTCGGATCCAGCAAGCAGCTCCTTGGCCACTTCGCCGAAGATGGAATCCGCGGCGGGATAGACGGGCATGCCGGCAGCGTTGGCTTCTTGGGCGTAGCGCGACAGCCCCAGCAAGCTGGTGCCGTGAATGGCGCCGCCGAGGGTGACCACGGTGCCCACACCTTCAGCTCCGGCCTGCTTGGCATACATCGTGGCTAGCGCCCCGCCGAGGGAGTAACCCACAAGATCCACGTGCTGTGCTCCGGTATGGGCTTTGACTGCCTCGATGTCAGCGGTGATTTCGGCGAGCGACTCGGCGGCGGGCTTGAGCCCGTAGATGCCTTCGATATTGGAGGTGACGGGCAGCGGACCGTCGTATTTGCCATAGGTGGAGGCGTACACGCAGCGGCCATCGCCGGCCAGCGCCGGGCCGAGCGAAGCAAAGGAACCATAGGGGTTGGAGTTCATGCCGTGAATGAGCACCACGGGATTGCGGCCATCCTCGGGCACGCACCCGGTGTTGACCCCCTCGGGCATGATGCTGGGATTCTGCATTTGCACGAGCGCGGCGGCGGCCAGGTTGGGCTGGGTGGGGCCGTGATTGCCCTCATCATTGACGGAGATAGCAGCCTGCGCGCTGGGAACAAGGGCAGCGGCGAGGGTAACAACCCCTGCACAGACTGCGCCCATGCGGCGGCGGAAAGTTCGAGATGAAGCCATGTGTATTCCTTCTCTTCGGCGATTCGGTTCGGCGGGCGCACCACAGTTTCGCGCCAGCGGCTGCGGCTCAACATCATCGGCTGCGGCCTAGCCTCGGCGGCTGCGGCAAACATATGCGCCCTGCATGAGCGCTGCGCCTCGCCCTAACGAAAGCGCCGGCGATGTAACCGGCACTACTTTCACGTCAGCTGTGTTACTGGTGTTACACCGAAGCCTAGCCCTGTGTGACTTAATTTCCTACCAACCAGTAAGTTAGCCACCCCCTAAAACTATTTCTGCAGGGATTCAGGGGTATAGACAGGGGTGAATCAAAAAAGTAGGACAAAAGCATCTCGGTGTTATAGCCTTGAGTAAATACAACGTCATACCCACGGGAGCGCGCTGAGGCTGCGCGCTGAGAGGACCCAGCGCATGGGTCGACCGTATGAACCTGTCTGGATAATGCCAGCGAAGGAAGGACTTTTTTTCATGGCCACCCGTCTGTCCGCAGCCAAGAAGGCCCGCAGCGCCGCCCCGCAGCCAGGGGAGCTGACCACCGGCCCGATCTACCGCAGCCACAAGAGCTACCGCGAGGTCACCCACACCAACACCGATGGATCCACCACCACCATGCGCATCCCGGCGCGCGCCATCGAGCTGACCACCGGCGAGAACTTCGAGGTCTATGACACCTCCGGCATCTACACCGAGCAGGATCCACAGCTGGATCTGGAAAAAGGCTTAGAGCCCCTGCGCGAGCAGTGGGAAACCCCCGCCCCCGCACCGGCCTCTGACGCACACCCAGAGAGGCTGGTGCGCACCCAGCTGGCCTGGGCCCGCGCCGGCATTATCACCCCGGAGATGACCTATATCGCCCACCGTGAGGGCTTCACCCCAGAGGAGGTGCGCGAGGAGGTCGCTGCGGGCCGCGCGGTGATCTGCGCCAATCACAAGCACCCGGAAATCGAGCCGATGATCATCGGCAAGAAGTTCGCCGTGAAGGTGAATGCGAACATCGGCAATTCCGCGGTCACCAGCTCCATCGCGGAGGAGGTGGAGAAGATGGTGTGGGCCACCCGCTGGGGCGCGGACACCATCATGGATCTGTCCACCGGCGATAACATCCACGAAACCCGCGAGTGGATTTTGCGCAACTCCCCCGTACCGGTGGGCACGGTGCCGATCTATCAGGCACTAGAGAAGGTGAAGGGCGATCCCACCAAGCTCACCTGGGAGATCTACCGCGACACCATCATCGAGCAATGCGAGCAGGGCGTGGATTACATGACGGTGCACGCCGGCGTGCTGCTGCGCTACATTCCCCTGGCCGCGGAGCGCGTCACGGGCATTGTGAGCCGCGGCGGTTCGATCATGGCGGCGTGGTGTTTGAAAGAGCACCGCGAGTCCTTCCTCTACACCAACTTCGCGGAGCTCTGCGATATTCTCGCCCACTATGATGTCACCTTTTCCCTTGGTGATGGTTTGCGCCCGGGCTCTATCGCTGATGCCAATGACGAGGCCCAGCTGGCCGAGCTGCGCACCTTGGGCGAGCTCACCCGCATCGCCCACGACCGCGGCGTGCAGGTGATGATTGAGGGCCCCGGCCATATCCCCATGCACAAGGTGGCAGAAAATGTCACGTGGGAGGAGCAGTGGTGTGATGAGGCCCCCTTCTACACCTTGGGGCCTCTGACCATCGATATCGCGCCGGGCTACGATCACATCACCTCCGCTATTGGCGCTGCGATCATTGGCCAGGCGGGCACGGCGATGCTGTGCTATGTCACCCCGAAGGAGCACCTGGGTTTGCCAAATCGCGACGATGTTAAGACGGGCGTGATCACCTATAAGATCGCCGCCCACGCCGCGGACCTCGGCAAGGGCCACCCGCGCGCCCAGGAGCGTGATGATGCCCTATCCACTGCCCGTTTCGAATTCCGCTGGCACGATCAATTCGCCCTGGCCCTCGACCCCGATACGGCACTGGATTTCCACGACGAGACCCTGCCCGCCGAGCCAGCAAAGACGGCGCACTTCTGCTCGATGTGCGGCCCTAAGTTCTGCTCAATGAAGATCAGCCAGGACGTGCGCGACTATGCCCAGGAGCACGGGCTCACCTCAGCCGAGGCTATTGAGGCCGGCATGAAGGAGAAATCGGACGAGTTCACCGAGCAGGGTGAGCGCGTCTACCTGCCGATCAGTGAGGCTTCTTCCTAGTCTCCTCGAGCGCACGCTTATCGACGCCCCGTCGCAGCCACAGTGGCCTCGCCGCCACCGGCCACGGCGGGGTGTTTCCCCTCCCATCACCCCCAAAATGAGCTAACTCACATACCAAGCTGTCTATCTCAATGTCGCTGTTCAGCGCCCCTAACCCACGCTCATCCCGCCCTAAAATCCTTGCTGTAGACCGAGCTGTTCGTTAGAGTGGCTGACAACGCAACGCGGGGCGCTCACGATTCGATGCGACCCGCTTTCTTCTGCGGACACTTGGGAAGTCATTTCTTTTCAAGCGCTCGCCGCGGCCTATGGTTCCTCCTACGCGGCGAAGCTGTCTGATTGGTGTTCTTTCGGCGGATTGCTCGAACCGCCTCCGCGTTGTGGCCCACTCTAAAACCCCATGATGAGAGGAACCATCAATGCCTAAGTACAACAATGACAACGCCGCCGACTGGGGCTTTGCCACCCGCTCGATTCACGCCGGCCAGCCGGTGGATTCCGATACCGGCGCGCGCAACTTGCCGCTGTACTTCACCTCATCCTATGTGTTCGATGATGCCGCCCACGCCGCGGCCCGTTTCGATCTCTCCGATCAAGGCCCGGTATATTCCCGCCTGACTAACCCCACGGTGGCCGCCGTCGAGGAGCGCCTGGCCTCCCTCGAGGGCGGAGCGCACGCCGTACTCTTCGCCTCGGGCATGGCCGCCGAGACCGCCGCGATCCTTAACCTGGCCCGCGCCGGTTCCCACATCGTCTCCTCCCCGCGCATCTACGGCGGCACCGAGACTCTTTTCCAGATCACCTTGCCGCGCCTGGGGATCGACGTCACCTTCGTTGAGGATCCAGACGATCCCGCTTCCTGGGCGGCCGCCGCGCAGGACAATACGGTGGCATTCTTCGGCGAAACCTTCGCTAATCCGCAAGCCGATGTGCTGGATATCCCCGCGGTTGCGGAGGTGGCACATGAGCATAAGGTGCCGCTGATTGTGGATAACACCGTGGCTA from the Corynebacterium ciconiae DSM 44920 genome contains:
- a CDS encoding YwqG family protein; this translates as MDTKYERILARLKEQTATQSITIEFNGRPSSLQSSAVGGQPYLDPGEEAPRSADGAPMVFLAQINLAELPANDLLPGTGMLQFFIGSDDLLGATDFEDMRKNSFRVIHRDSIDPSVTTSAYALPEDANHPFDSTEGVGLAFSLGQQAITFEDYRFDDALERAVMDEIDDTDDPDAVIDECRDIFYDIPTVDGHHIGGYPRLLQDDPRTEEEDLDVLLLQIDTEEPIMWGDLGVGTFFISAADLKALGFSRVGYTWCCC
- a CDS encoding esterase/lipase family protein, whose product is MALSRQFCRHLSTLCAGVITLTAALVPSAHAAVSVSDEGNHGPAKPNLAAAAFTQMRNPSVMPEGVNTGCVPEDGRNPVVLIHGMGSNPYGSFSALGPALAADGRCVYAPTFGKYEGSRPLISNVEGVYGLKPASESLAEISADIDAIKAHTGAAQVDIVGYSLGGALAAMYAKQVGAEGVGTVVTIGGVIHGTNLLGLSHFVHEAEEAGLPMYEASDRLLGGAAKDLLEGSHAMDTLGDGGVEAEGVNYISISSTSDITVTPLQNSQFHGPGSTAIVVQDGCSKDRSSHIGLPYSPRAISLTRRALGADVEPVCGSGAPSSSERSKDENTEATPNNAAAEDDTAESSTADDAAEEGSAGSNGEPADDTNADSSSDSPATTEAEGKDTHAAFEHAA
- a CDS encoding esterase/lipase family protein produces the protein MASSRTFRRRMGAVCAGVVTLAAALVPSAQAAISVNDEGNHGPTQPNLAAAALVQMQNPSIMPEGVNTGCVPEDGRNPVVLIHGMNSNPYGSFASLGPALAGDGRCVYASTYGKYDGPLPVTSNIEGIYGLKPAAESLAEITADIEAVKAHTGAQHVDLVGYSLGGALATMYAKQAGAEGVGTVVTLGGAIHGTSLLGLSRYAQEANAAGMPVYPAADSIFGEVAKELLAGSDTMNALADGGVEAEGVNYVSISSRTDMVVTPLANSQFTGPNATALVLQDGCSQDMSSHLGLPFSPRAISLTRQALGATVDAACGPGLMLSADMSGMGSSYDHRDIAAPFSSS
- the thiC gene encoding phosphomethylpyrimidine synthase ThiC, with the translated sequence MATRLSAAKKARSAAPQPGELTTGPIYRSHKSYREVTHTNTDGSTTTMRIPARAIELTTGENFEVYDTSGIYTEQDPQLDLEKGLEPLREQWETPAPAPASDAHPERLVRTQLAWARAGIITPEMTYIAHREGFTPEEVREEVAAGRAVICANHKHPEIEPMIIGKKFAVKVNANIGNSAVTSSIAEEVEKMVWATRWGADTIMDLSTGDNIHETREWILRNSPVPVGTVPIYQALEKVKGDPTKLTWEIYRDTIIEQCEQGVDYMTVHAGVLLRYIPLAAERVTGIVSRGGSIMAAWCLKEHRESFLYTNFAELCDILAHYDVTFSLGDGLRPGSIADANDEAQLAELRTLGELTRIAHDRGVQVMIEGPGHIPMHKVAENVTWEEQWCDEAPFYTLGPLTIDIAPGYDHITSAIGAAIIGQAGTAMLCYVTPKEHLGLPNRDDVKTGVITYKIAAHAADLGKGHPRAQERDDALSTARFEFRWHDQFALALDPDTALDFHDETLPAEPAKTAHFCSMCGPKFCSMKISQDVRDYAQEHGLTSAEAIEAGMKEKSDEFTEQGERVYLPISEASS